Proteins from a genomic interval of Symmachiella macrocystis:
- a CDS encoding RNA polymerase sigma factor, translating to MNEQQEWAIAQGLRAGDPEAWRSFYDTFCERVWRTAARRVGANSADVADVVQETFLAAARSAGQFDPERGPLWAWLTGILRNQVALQFRKKQRHERIRELGVPSGQDRHERQRAELAALVREALTELNDDYGSLLTAKYLDEETVEEIAASEQTTTTAVRSKLARARRAFRDAYDQLTTDSPVTNTGQNHDK from the coding sequence ATGAATGAGCAGCAGGAATGGGCGATTGCTCAAGGATTGCGTGCCGGTGACCCGGAGGCCTGGCGGTCGTTTTACGATACGTTCTGCGAGCGGGTCTGGCGGACAGCTGCGCGGCGGGTTGGGGCGAACTCGGCCGATGTTGCGGATGTCGTGCAGGAAACTTTTCTGGCGGCGGCGCGTTCCGCAGGGCAATTTGATCCCGAGCGGGGCCCGCTCTGGGCTTGGCTGACTGGGATTTTGCGGAATCAAGTGGCGCTGCAATTTCGCAAAAAACAGCGACACGAACGGATTCGCGAATTGGGCGTTCCGTCCGGTCAGGATCGACACGAACGACAACGTGCCGAATTAGCGGCGCTGGTGCGTGAGGCATTGACCGAACTGAACGATGATTACGGTTCATTATTGACGGCAAAGTATCTCGACGAGGAAACCGTCGAGGAGATTGCTGCCTCTGAGCAGACGACCACGACGGCTGTCCGATCAAAACTGGCACGTGCTCGCCGAGCGTTTCGAGACGCTTATGATCAATTGACAACCGATTCTCCTGTGACGAACACGGGGCAAAACCATGACAAATGA